A single genomic interval of Bacteroidota bacterium harbors:
- a CDS encoding T9SS type A sorting domain-containing protein: MKVMITRLAFCTFFLLYFSINHAQSIFQKKYGGGADEQPRSLAVTEDNGYAIVGYSTSFGQGEMDIMLSKFDSSGNILWSKTYGGESDDDPKSLINTSDGGFLIGGHTKSFGVGDYDIYVIKTDHMGDVIWQKTFGTTAEDLNWYVLETSDHNYIILGDSRYYNSGLKDIAVIQIDSDGKLMWTKLFSAHQNDWGDMIIESNDGNYFIVGATYSFGAGKHDILLIKMSSSGNILWAKVYGGNAHEYAYCIIQEANGDLLIGGMTSSFGAGMADNLLIKTDNNGVEIWTKAFGGNKDDIIGSLFQTSFSGYYLGGFTESFGAGNRDLYLAKFNMSGSLDWFTTYGSLDEEGTQINNTQLLSSNRIIISGYTNSLAQFMRTADYEYYVVKTNLSGNSGCNQKNFNPQIYNPSISTYNATSSIATTVPIWQSVSAGESDDATPEEIQLCFTSIQNFEIPKQFIRIINNPCRDILKIEMPNSRNIEYEILVNDFIGRTIYKMTNYEEQQIDVSNLRPGIYFLHFHSSEGTQILKFERQ, translated from the coding sequence ATGAAAGTCATGATTACTCGACTTGCCTTTTGTACATTCTTCTTATTATATTTCTCTATCAATCATGCTCAATCTATATTTCAGAAAAAATATGGAGGAGGTGCAGATGAACAACCACGATCACTTGCAGTAACGGAGGATAATGGATATGCGATTGTTGGTTATTCGACAAGTTTTGGTCAGGGAGAAATGGATATCATGCTTTCAAAATTTGATAGCTCAGGAAATATATTATGGTCAAAAACTTATGGAGGTGAGAGCGATGATGATCCAAAGTCATTGATTAACACTTCAGATGGTGGATTTTTGATCGGAGGACATACAAAAAGCTTTGGTGTTGGAGATTATGATATATATGTGATCAAAACAGACCATATGGGTGATGTGATATGGCAAAAAACCTTTGGTACAACAGCTGAAGACCTGAATTGGTATGTATTGGAAACAAGCGATCATAATTACATCATTTTAGGAGATAGCAGGTATTATAATTCAGGATTAAAAGACATTGCTGTGATTCAGATAGATAGTGATGGTAAACTCATGTGGACAAAACTTTTTTCAGCTCATCAGAATGATTGGGGAGATATGATAATTGAGAGTAATGACGGCAACTATTTTATTGTTGGAGCAACTTATTCTTTTGGAGCTGGAAAGCATGATATCCTTTTAATAAAAATGAGTTCATCTGGTAATATTTTGTGGGCAAAGGTTTATGGAGGAAATGCTCATGAATATGCTTATTGTATTATTCAGGAGGCAAATGGAGATTTATTAATTGGCGGAATGACTTCCTCGTTTGGGGCAGGTATGGCTGATAACTTATTGATTAAAACAGACAATAATGGAGTCGAAATCTGGACAAAAGCCTTTGGAGGTAACAAAGATGACATAATCGGGTCTTTATTTCAAACTTCTTTTTCTGGTTATTACCTGGGAGGTTTTACAGAAAGTTTCGGTGCAGGTAATCGGGATTTATACTTGGCTAAATTTAACATGAGTGGTTCACTCGACTGGTTTACAACCTATGGAAGTTTGGATGAAGAGGGAACTCAGATAAACAATACACAATTATTGTCCAGCAACCGAATTATCATATCTGGCTATACAAATTCTTTAGCTCAATTTATGCGAACAGCAGATTATGAGTATTATGTTGTGAAAACAAATCTTTCAGGAAATTCTGGCTGCAACCAAAAAAACTTCAATCCCCAAATATATAACCCTTCTATTTCAACATACAATGCAACCTCATCTATTGCAACAACAGTTCCTATATGGCAAAGTGTTTCAGCTGGGGAAAGTGATGATGCAACACCAGAAGAAATTCAGTTGTGTTTTACATCTATTCAAAATTTTGAAATTCCAAAGCAATTTATTCGAATTATCAACAATCCTTGTCGTGATATTTTAAAGATCGAAATGCCAAACAGCAGAAATATTGAATATGAAATTTTAGTGAATGATTTTATTGGGAGAACCATTTACAAAATGACTAATTACGAAGAACAACAAATAGATGTGTCTAATTTACGTCCTGGGATATACTTTCTGCATTTTCACTCATCAGAGGGCACACAAATTCTGAAGTTCGAAAGGCAGTAA
- a CDS encoding DEAD/DEAH box helicase, translating into MKFSEFNLEEPLLEAISYMGFDTATPIQEKAIPLILENSDLIACAQTGTGKTVAFVLPILNKLSGQNNNTTNTLIIVPTRELAVQIEQQIQGLSYFIPVGSIAVYGGGDGKDWVIEQDALQNGTDIIVATPGRLLSHLQSGNAKFDNLKHLVLDEADRMFDMGFIDDIQKIIMHLPKDRQTLMFSATMPNNIRQLAKKILRNPLEISLAISKPAEGIDHKAYVCYDEQKVALLTQLIVERKHFDSIIIFTSTKSMVNEIVRSLNRAKLAAKGISSNLDQASRESVLRGFMAKQIRILVATDVMSRGIDVKEINLVVNFDVPHDAEDYVHRVGRTARVNAKGEALTLVNPKDMHKFRRIEQLIEYAIPKLELPADIGPGPIWEDRKPKSTSKRNYYKKKKSYRGKN; encoded by the coding sequence ATGAAATTTTCTGAATTTAATCTTGAGGAACCTCTCTTGGAAGCCATTTCTTATATGGGCTTTGATACAGCCACACCTATTCAGGAGAAAGCCATTCCCTTGATTTTAGAAAACAGCGATTTAATAGCATGCGCACAAACTGGTACAGGAAAAACAGTTGCTTTCGTATTACCAATACTCAATAAACTAAGTGGTCAGAATAACAATACAACCAATACATTAATCATCGTACCAACACGAGAATTAGCAGTACAAATTGAACAACAAATACAAGGGCTCTCCTATTTTATCCCAGTAGGTTCAATTGCCGTATATGGCGGTGGAGATGGAAAAGATTGGGTTATAGAGCAAGATGCTTTACAAAATGGGACAGACATTATTGTTGCCACTCCAGGACGTTTGTTGTCGCACTTACAATCAGGAAATGCCAAATTTGATAATCTGAAGCATTTGGTCTTGGATGAGGCCGATCGGATGTTTGATATGGGTTTCATTGATGATATCCAAAAAATCATTATGCATTTGCCAAAAGACAGACAGACTTTGATGTTTAGCGCAACTATGCCTAACAATATTCGGCAATTAGCAAAAAAGATTTTACGTAATCCACTTGAAATATCATTGGCCATTTCAAAACCTGCTGAAGGAATAGATCATAAGGCTTATGTTTGTTATGATGAACAAAAAGTAGCCCTTTTAACACAATTAATTGTTGAACGTAAGCATTTCGACAGCATTATTATATTTACGTCCACCAAAAGCATGGTGAATGAAATCGTCAGATCATTGAATAGAGCTAAACTTGCTGCAAAAGGTATTTCATCAAATTTAGATCAAGCTAGCAGAGAGAGTGTACTCCGAGGATTTATGGCCAAACAAATTCGGATATTAGTAGCTACTGATGTAATGAGTCGTGGAATAGATGTGAAGGAGATTAATTTGGTTGTTAACTTTGATGTTCCTCATGATGCAGAAGATTATGTGCACCGAGTTGGACGAACGGCCAGAGTAAATGCAAAAGGAGAGGCATTAACACTTGTAAATCCGAAGGATATGCACAAGTTTAGAAGAATTGAACAATTGATTGAATACGCTATTCCAAAGCTTGAACTTCCAGCTGATATTGGTCCTGGACCGATTTGGGAAGACCGAAAACCAAAATCAACCTCCAAAAGGAATTACTACAAAAAGAAGAAGAGCTACAGAGGTAAAAATTGA